In Rhodospirillum rubrum ATCC 11170, a genomic segment contains:
- a CDS encoding DMT family transporter — translation MTALSSPGNSLRRPFGPSASLLMVCGAFLLVGSSVVASKVVTAAFPPFTATAVRFAIAVGLLIPWMVLSQGWPAWPGRRAVLALGLQALTGCVLFSVLLLEGLRRSGGVEAGLTLGTLPAVVALLAVPLLGERLDRRIGVAVLLAAGAGALLHGGKGAGGSGWLGPVLLFGAVVCEALFTLLGKRAVVHLSPVVTATAVSFASLALSLGPALTEQPLAALSSAPAAAWLGALWLGAPVTVGGFVLFHAGVAGTSGGAAGVASALVPLSAAGLSALLLGEALLPTDLMAGALVLGAILLLALPTGKAG, via the coding sequence ATGACCGCGCTCTCCTCCCCAGGCAACAGCCTTCGTCGTCCGTTCGGCCCCTCGGCCAGTTTGCTGATGGTCTGCGGCGCCTTTCTGCTGGTCGGCAGTTCGGTCGTGGCCTCGAAGGTGGTGACCGCGGCCTTTCCCCCCTTCACCGCCACCGCCGTGCGCTTCGCCATCGCCGTTGGCTTGTTGATCCCCTGGATGGTGCTCAGTCAGGGCTGGCCGGCCTGGCCCGGACGTCGGGCGGTCCTGGCGCTCGGCCTGCAGGCGCTGACCGGTTGCGTGTTGTTCTCGGTCTTGCTGCTCGAAGGGCTGCGGCGCAGCGGCGGGGTGGAGGCCGGCTTGACCCTGGGAACCCTGCCCGCCGTCGTCGCCCTGTTGGCGGTGCCCCTGCTCGGCGAGCGCCTTGACCGGCGGATCGGCGTGGCGGTGCTGCTGGCCGCCGGGGCCGGCGCCCTGCTCCATGGCGGAAAGGGGGCTGGCGGAAGCGGTTGGCTTGGGCCGGTTCTTCTTTTTGGCGCCGTGGTTTGCGAGGCGTTGTTTACCCTTCTTGGCAAGCGCGCCGTGGTTCACCTGTCGCCGGTGGTGACGGCAACGGCGGTCAGCTTCGCCTCGCTGGCGCTGTCGCTGGGGCCGGCCCTGACCGAGCAGCCGCTGGCGGCTTTGTCGAGCGCGCCGGCGGCGGCGTGGCTTGGCGCCTTGTGGTTGGGGGCGCCGGTCACCGTGGGCGGCTTCGTGTTGTTCCATGCCGGAGTGGCGGGAACCTCGGGCGGGGCGGCGGGGGTCGCCAGCGCCCTGGTGCCACTGTCGGCGGCGGGCTTATCGGCCCTGTTGCTGGGCGAGGCCTTGCTGCCGACCGATCTGATGGCGGGCGCCCTGGTCTTGGGGGCGATCTTGCTGCTCGCCCTTCCGACAGGCAAGGCGGGCTGA
- a CDS encoding TetR/AcrR family transcriptional regulator has translation MDSLLPRLDGASPWIEAALEALADGGATAVRIEALAKRLGVTKGGFYWHFRDRADLLARVLESWKDGRIVALGAAIGPRGDESPRDCLIRLFVRHLEKPNLRSLALELAIRDWARADGAAALTVEAVDANRMARVSAVFEAAGFTEPEARRRARLFYAMLFGQALVSKVPADDPVDRTARDCVDLLMGGADWAA, from the coding sequence ATGGATAGTCTTCTTCCCCGATTGGATGGCGCTTCGCCGTGGATCGAGGCGGCGCTTGAAGCTTTGGCCGATGGCGGCGCCACGGCGGTTCGCATCGAGGCCCTGGCCAAGCGCCTGGGGGTGACCAAGGGCGGCTTCTATTGGCATTTTCGCGACCGTGCCGATTTGCTTGCCCGGGTTTTGGAGTCCTGGAAGGACGGCCGCATCGTCGCCTTGGGCGCGGCGATCGGCCCGCGGGGGGATGAATCCCCGCGCGATTGCCTGATCCGGCTTTTCGTCCGCCACCTGGAAAAGCCCAATCTCCGCAGCCTCGCCCTTGAACTGGCCATCCGCGACTGGGCCCGCGCCGACGGCGCCGCCGCCCTCACGGTCGAAGCGGTCGATGCCAATCGCATGGCCCGGGTATCGGCGGTTTTCGAGGCGGCGGGCTTCACCGAACCCGAGGCGCGGCGACGGGCCCGGCTGTTCTATGCCATGCTGTTTGGTCAGGCCCTGGTTTCGAAGGTTCCCGCCGATGATCCGGTCGATCGCACGGCGCGCGATTGCGTCGATTTGCTGATGGGCGGCGCTGATTGGGCGGCCTGA